A genomic segment from Lutibacter sp. A80 encodes:
- a CDS encoding dipeptide epimerase, with protein MKLIIHTYNLKLKHPFTISRGTRTQIPSIIVELKHNGVSGFGEATANPYYNTTTEQFNTELVEKRDIIEVFSNKTPEAYWKYLQPYFADNMFLLCAIDEAYTDLYARLKELKLYQYWNLDLENLPQSNYTIGIDTVENMVLKMKEKPWPIYKIKLGTQEDIKIVTELRKHSNSIFRIDANCGWNVTETIKNSIELKKLGVEFIEQPIPANDWSGSRIVYENSHLPIIADESCIVESDVQKCYKHFHGVNVKLMKCGGLTPAKRMLTKAKALGLKTMVGCMTESSVGISAIAHLTPILDYVDMDGALLLKDDIATGVTLNNGNIKFSKLNGTGVLLNE; from the coding sequence ATGAAATTAATTATACATACATATAATTTAAAATTAAAACATCCATTTACAATATCAAGAGGAACCAGAACCCAAATTCCTTCAATAATTGTTGAACTTAAACACAATGGAGTTTCTGGATTTGGAGAAGCTACAGCAAACCCATACTACAATACAACAACAGAACAATTTAATACCGAACTTGTAGAGAAACGAGACATTATTGAAGTTTTTTCTAATAAAACTCCAGAAGCATACTGGAAATATTTACAACCATACTTTGCCGATAATATGTTTTTACTATGTGCAATTGATGAAGCTTATACGGACTTATATGCACGTTTAAAAGAGTTAAAACTTTACCAATATTGGAATTTAGACCTTGAAAACCTTCCTCAATCAAATTATACAATAGGTATCGATACTGTAGAAAATATGGTTTTAAAAATGAAAGAAAAACCTTGGCCTATTTATAAAATTAAGTTAGGAACACAAGAAGATATTAAAATTGTTACTGAGTTAAGAAAACATTCAAATTCTATATTTAGAATTGATGCCAATTGTGGATGGAATGTAACAGAAACTATTAAAAACTCTATAGAATTAAAAAAATTAGGTGTAGAATTTATAGAACAACCAATTCCTGCAAATGATTGGAGTGGCTCAAGAATTGTTTATGAAAATTCACATTTACCTATAATTGCAGATGAAAGTTGTATTGTTGAAAGCGATGTTCAAAAGTGTTACAAACACTTTCATGGTGTAAATGTAAAATTAATGAAATGCGGAGGTTTAACCCCTGCAAAAAGAATGTTAACCAAAGCAAAAGCTTTGGGCTTAAAAACCATGGTTGGGTGCATGACAGAATCTTCAGTAGGAATTTCAGCAATTGCACATTTAACCCCTATTTTAGATTATGTAGATATGGATGGCGCTTTATTATTAAAAGACGATATTGCTACAGGAGTTACTTTAAATAATGGAAACATTAAATTCTCAAAATTAAACGGAACTGGAGTTCTACTAAACGAATAA